Proteins encoded by one window of Cupriavidus sp. EM10:
- the lysA gene encoding diaminopimelate decarboxylase — protein sequence MTDFFHRREDGTLTVEQVPLARIAEQFGTPTYIYSRAALTKAYNAYAAACKGRNAHVQYAVKANSNLAVLQVFAQLGAGFDIVSGGELLRVLAAGGDPRKVVFSGVAKSEADMALALEHDVRGFNVESIPELDRLNAVAGRLGKRARVSLRINPDVDAKTHPYISTGLKGNKFGVAFEDVLSTYRAAAALPHLEVTGIDCHIGSQITEVAPYLEALDKVLDVVEALEAEGIKLAHIDVGGGLGITYDDETPPDITGFATTLIDRVAARGHGHREVLFEPGRSLVGNAGALLTRVEFLKPGAAKNFCIVDAAMNDLARPAMYEAYHRIEPVAPRADAAVIYDVVGPVCESGDWLGRDRALAVQAGDLLAVMSAGAYGFVMSSNYNTRGRAAEVMVDGDTVHLVRERELPADLFRSERLLKA from the coding sequence ATGACTGATTTTTTCCATCGCCGTGAAGACGGCACCCTGACCGTCGAACAAGTACCGCTGGCACGCATCGCCGAGCAATTCGGCACGCCCACGTACATCTATTCGCGCGCCGCGCTGACCAAGGCGTACAACGCCTACGCCGCCGCCTGCAAGGGGCGCAACGCGCACGTGCAGTACGCGGTGAAGGCCAACTCGAACCTGGCCGTGCTGCAGGTATTCGCCCAGCTGGGTGCCGGCTTCGACATCGTTTCCGGTGGCGAACTGCTGCGCGTGCTGGCTGCCGGCGGCGACCCGCGCAAGGTAGTGTTCTCGGGCGTGGCCAAGAGCGAGGCCGACATGGCGCTGGCGCTGGAGCACGACGTGCGCGGCTTCAACGTGGAATCGATCCCCGAGCTGGACCGCCTGAACGCCGTGGCCGGCCGCCTGGGCAAGCGCGCCCGCGTGTCGCTGCGCATCAACCCCGACGTCGACGCCAAGACCCACCCCTATATCTCCACCGGCCTGAAGGGCAACAAGTTCGGCGTGGCGTTCGAGGACGTGTTGTCCACCTACCGTGCCGCCGCGGCGCTGCCGCATCTGGAGGTTACCGGCATCGACTGCCACATCGGATCGCAGATCACCGAAGTGGCACCGTACCTCGAAGCGCTGGACAAGGTGCTGGACGTGGTCGAGGCGCTCGAGGCCGAGGGCATCAAGCTCGCACATATCGATGTGGGCGGCGGCCTGGGCATCACCTATGACGACGAGACGCCGCCAGACATCACCGGCTTTGCCACCACGCTGATCGATCGCGTGGCCGCGCGCGGCCACGGCCATCGCGAGGTGCTGTTCGAGCCGGGCCGCTCGCTGGTGGGCAATGCCGGCGCGCTGCTGACGCGCGTGGAGTTTCTGAAGCCCGGCGCGGCCAAGAACTTCTGCATCGTCGATGCCGCGATGAACGACCTGGCGCGTCCGGCCATGTACGAGGCCTACCACCGCATCGAGCCGGTGGCGCCGCGTGCCGATGCCGCTGTCATCTATGACGTGGTGGGCCCGGTCTGCGAGTCGGGCGACTGGCTCGGCCGTGACCGCGCGCTGGCGGTGCAGGCAGGCGACCTGCTGGCCGTGATGTCGGCGGGTGCCTATGGCTTCGTGATGAGCTCCAACTACAACACGCGTGGCCGCGCGGCCGAGGTGATGGTCGACGGCGACACGGTGCACCTGGTGCGCGAACGCGAACTGCCGGCCGACCTGTTCCGAAGCGAGCGGCTGCTGAAGGCCTGA
- a CDS encoding cytochrome c biogenesis protein ResB, which produces MSTPSTSGLHLKTQHRVLRDAVELLSSMRFAITLLTVIAIASIIGTVLKQNEPYPNYVNQFGPFWADLFHALSLQKVYSSWWFLLILAFLVISTSLCIARNAPKMIVDMRSWKDHVRERSLRAFHHRGEYEAPRGRTEAVARLGALLRNRGYRVKPVEHDDATLLAAKAGAANKLGYILAHTAIVVICVGGLLDGDMLIRAQMWFGGKSPIAGNAIISEIPARHRLSPANPGFRGNAFVPEGATVSTAILNIADGALVQDLPFTITLKKFTVDYYSTGMPKLFASDVVVTDRATGKRTEATIKVNEPLIVDGVAIYQSSFEDGGSKLKFVGYPMSGSGHASFPIAGTVGGNVALTGTGTSADQDSLTVEFSDFRQINVETVTDASGKADVRGVARKSSLGALEQHLGAAASVDKEKNLRNVGPSVQYKLRDRNGQAREFNNYMLPVQLDGQTVFLAGMRDSPSEQFRYLRIPADDQRSVADWMRLRAALQSSAMRGEAARRFAAVSMPGDDKTVLRKQLAESAQRAMDLFAGATRSSPDAPPGGFTAIAAFLEKSVPQGEQQKAADVLLKILNGSMWELWQLAREQDKLPVIPNDAQSGQFLQQAINALSDSFFYAAPVFLQLDDFQEVKASVFQMTRAPGKNIVYLGCLLLVLGVFAMFYIRERRVWIWVKDKPAGDAANSAGSHVLMAMSTQRRTMDFEKEFVTLRDDVGRAVGAEVTPMPAHGAPPMTQPSPRSGASGPDDRRGPSL; this is translated from the coding sequence ATGTCGACCCCATCCACTTCAGGGCTGCACCTGAAGACCCAACACCGCGTGCTGCGCGATGCCGTCGAACTGCTGTCGTCGATGCGCTTTGCGATCACGCTGCTGACGGTGATTGCCATCGCCAGCATCATCGGCACCGTGCTCAAACAGAACGAACCGTATCCGAACTACGTAAACCAGTTCGGGCCTTTCTGGGCGGACCTGTTCCACGCGCTGTCGCTGCAGAAGGTGTACAGCTCCTGGTGGTTCCTGCTGATCCTGGCGTTCCTGGTGATTTCCACGTCGTTGTGTATTGCGCGCAACGCTCCGAAGATGATCGTGGACATGCGCTCGTGGAAGGACCACGTGCGCGAGCGCAGCCTGCGGGCGTTCCACCATCGTGGGGAATACGAGGCGCCGCGCGGGCGGACGGAAGCCGTGGCGCGGCTTGGCGCGCTGCTGCGCAACCGGGGATACCGCGTCAAGCCGGTGGAGCACGACGACGCCACGCTGCTGGCGGCCAAGGCCGGCGCGGCCAACAAGCTCGGCTACATCCTGGCGCATACGGCCATCGTCGTGATCTGCGTGGGCGGCTTGCTCGATGGCGACATGCTGATCCGCGCGCAGATGTGGTTTGGCGGCAAGTCGCCCATCGCCGGCAACGCCATCATCAGCGAGATTCCCGCCAGGCACCGCCTGTCGCCGGCCAACCCCGGGTTCCGCGGCAACGCGTTCGTGCCCGAGGGCGCCACCGTCTCCACGGCCATCCTGAACATTGCCGATGGCGCGCTGGTGCAGGACCTGCCGTTCACGATCACGCTCAAGAAGTTCACCGTCGACTACTACTCCACCGGCATGCCCAAGCTGTTCGCCTCGGATGTGGTCGTGACCGACCGCGCCACGGGCAAGCGGACCGAGGCGACCATCAAGGTCAACGAGCCCCTGATCGTCGATGGCGTGGCCATCTACCAGTCCAGCTTCGAGGACGGTGGTTCGAAGCTGAAGTTCGTCGGCTACCCGATGTCGGGCAGCGGCCACGCCAGCTTCCCGATCGCCGGCACGGTGGGTGGCAATGTGGCGCTGACCGGCACGGGCACGAGCGCGGACCAGGACAGCCTGACCGTCGAATTCAGCGACTTCCGGCAGATCAACGTCGAAACCGTCACCGATGCATCGGGCAAGGCCGATGTGCGCGGCGTGGCGCGCAAGTCGTCGCTGGGCGCGCTGGAGCAGCACCTGGGCGCGGCGGCCAGCGTGGACAAGGAAAAGAACCTGCGCAACGTGGGCCCGTCCGTGCAGTACAAGCTGCGTGACCGCAACGGACAGGCGCGCGAGTTCAACAACTACATGCTGCCGGTGCAGCTCGACGGCCAGACCGTGTTCCTGGCCGGCATGCGCGATTCGCCGAGCGAACAGTTCCGCTACCTGCGGATTCCGGCCGACGACCAGCGCAGCGTGGCCGACTGGATGCGCCTGCGGGCCGCGCTGCAGAGCAGCGCCATGCGGGGCGAGGCAGCGCGCCGGTTTGCGGCGGTGTCGATGCCGGGCGACGACAAGACGGTGCTGCGCAAGCAGCTGGCGGAAAGCGCTCAGCGGGCCATGGACCTGTTTGCCGGTGCCACGCGTTCTTCGCCCGACGCGCCGCCTGGAGGCTTCACCGCGATTGCAGCCTTTTTGGAGAAATCGGTGCCGCAGGGCGAGCAACAGAAGGCCGCCGATGTCCTGCTCAAGATCCTGAACGGCTCGATGTGGGAACTCTGGCAGCTGGCGCGCGAGCAGGACAAGCTGCCGGTGATCCCCAACGACGCGCAAAGCGGCCAGTTCCTGCAGCAGGCCATCAACGCGCTGTCGGACAGTTTCTTCTACGCCGCGCCCGTTTTCCTGCAGCTCGACGACTTCCAGGAGGTCAAGGCCAGCGTGTTCCAGATGACCCGTGCGCCGGGCAAGAACATCGTGTATCTTGGCTGCCTGCTGCTGGTGCTGGGCGTGTTCGCGATGTTCTATATCCGCGAGCGCCGCGTCTGGATCTGGGTCAAGGACAAGCCTGCTGGCGACGCCGCAAACTCCGCCGGCAGCCACGTGCTGATGGCCATGTCCACGCAGCGCCGCACGATGGATTTCGAGAAGGAATTTGTCACGTTGCGCGATGATGTCGGCCGGGCCGTGGGGGCGGAAGTGACGCCCATGCCCGCGCACGGCGCCCCGCCGATGACGCAGCCGTCACCGCGATCCGGCGCATCAGGGCCCGATGATAGGCGGGGGCCGTCGCTATAG
- the msrQ gene encoding protein-methionine-sulfoxide reductase heme-binding subunit MsrQ, with product MPGGLATLAPASVRKVKVLVWLLALLPFLRLMYLGATSQFGANPLEFVTRSTGTWTLVMLCVTLAVTPLRRITGWNWLLRLRRMLGLFTFFYALQHFLLWLAVDRGFDVAYMIKDIGKRPFITVGFAAFVLMIPLAATSTTAMVRWLGGKRWQALHRSIYAIAVLAILHYWWHKAGKHDFGEVSIYAAVVFVLLAMRVWWWLRRPRAAVAAS from the coding sequence ATGCCCGGCGGACTGGCCACGCTTGCCCCGGCGAGCGTAAGGAAGGTGAAGGTGCTGGTCTGGTTGCTAGCGCTGCTGCCGTTCCTGCGCCTGATGTACCTCGGCGCGACGTCGCAGTTCGGCGCCAATCCGCTGGAATTCGTGACGCGCTCCACGGGCACCTGGACGCTCGTGATGCTGTGCGTGACGCTGGCCGTCACGCCGCTGCGCCGGATCACCGGCTGGAACTGGCTGCTGCGCCTGCGACGCATGCTGGGCCTGTTCACGTTCTTCTACGCCTTGCAGCATTTCCTGCTCTGGCTGGCCGTCGACCGCGGGTTTGACGTCGCGTACATGATCAAGGACATCGGCAAACGGCCATTTATCACGGTGGGCTTCGCCGCGTTCGTGCTGATGATCCCGCTGGCGGCCACGTCGACCACGGCCATGGTCCGCTGGCTGGGCGGCAAGCGCTGGCAGGCGCTGCATCGGTCGATCTATGCGATTGCCGTGCTGGCCATCCTCCACTACTGGTGGCACAAGGCCGGCAAGCACGATTTTGGAGAAGTTTCGATCTACGCGGCCGTGGTCTTTGTGCTGCTGGCCATGCGGGTATGGTGGTGGCTGCGCCGGCCACGCGCGGCGGTGGCAGCATCATAG
- a CDS encoding anti-sigma factor — protein MSPQTPVSEADLHAYADGQLHGPRRAAVEAFLAADAEAAAKVEAWRHQAAVLHARLDGVLNEAVPLAALPRKLQAQGGRAAMARLAWPLALAASVCALAVGAAGGWYARDHIGSDAVAAAPMERFAREALASYVVYAPEVRHVVEVPASDEAHLIAWLSKRLGASLQVPDLHPQGFRLIGGRLGASEGGPMAILMYEDDAGTRVSLQLRRMAQGTPDTAFRLERMPPRAPVRPPAAPATMAFYWVDRDLGFALAGPLERERLLALAQVVYEQYQRG, from the coding sequence ATGAGCCCCCAGACCCCGGTGAGCGAAGCCGATCTCCACGCCTATGCCGATGGCCAGCTGCACGGCCCGCGCCGCGCGGCGGTCGAGGCATTCCTGGCCGCCGACGCCGAGGCGGCGGCAAAGGTGGAAGCCTGGCGGCACCAGGCCGCCGTGCTGCACGCCCGGCTGGATGGTGTGCTCAACGAAGCGGTGCCGCTGGCGGCGCTGCCGCGCAAGCTGCAGGCGCAGGGCGGACGTGCCGCCATGGCGCGCCTGGCATGGCCGTTGGCCCTGGCCGCCAGCGTATGCGCCCTGGCGGTGGGTGCCGCAGGCGGCTGGTATGCCCGCGACCATATCGGGTCTGACGCCGTGGCCGCCGCCCCGATGGAGCGCTTTGCCCGCGAGGCGCTGGCCAGCTACGTGGTCTACGCGCCGGAGGTCAGGCATGTGGTCGAAGTGCCGGCCAGCGACGAGGCCCATCTGATCGCGTGGCTGTCGAAGCGGCTCGGCGCGTCGCTGCAGGTGCCCGATCTGCATCCGCAGGGCTTCCGGCTGATCGGCGGGCGCCTGGGCGCGTCCGAAGGCGGCCCGATGGCCATCCTGATGTACGAGGACGATGCGGGCACGCGGGTATCGCTGCAACTGCGGCGCATGGCGCAAGGCACGCCCGACACCGCATTCCGCCTCGAACGGATGCCGCCCCGCGCCCCGGTCCGGCCGCCCGCCGCGCCGGCCACCATGGCGTTCTACTGGGTCGATCGCGACCTCGGCTTCGCGCTGGCGGGCCCGCTGGAGCGCGAACGGCTGCTGGCGCTGGCCCAGGTGGTCTACGAGCAATACCAGCGGGGATAG
- the ccsB gene encoding c-type cytochrome biogenesis protein CcsB, with protein MSSNLNHATSGMTPRQNAAAGNASHDPLQLEADFLEPSFLRRLNWVDWAFAVLLVLGAGFALARYGHWMNVYDKAVLIAAVPTFALLGWHWKAVRPLMVGITVLSLLAIQMYQGNLARAEQAFFLKYFLSSQSAILWMSALVFLSTLFYWIGFASKSETGSSIGSKLCWGAVVLGFTGLMVRWYESYLIGADIGHIPISNLYEVFVLFTLITSLFYLYYERRYATRALGPFVMLVVAAAVGFLLWYTVSRNAQEIQPLVPALQSWWMKIHVPANFIGYGTFALAAMVSVAYLLKQRGILSERLPSLELLDDVMYKAIAVGFAFFTIATILGALWAAEAWGGYWSWDPKETWALIVWLNYAAWLHMRLMKGLRGTVAAWWALVGLLVTTFAFLGVNMFLSGLHSYGEL; from the coding sequence ATGTCCTCCAATCTCAACCACGCCACGTCAGGCATGACGCCGCGGCAAAATGCCGCAGCCGGCAATGCGTCGCACGATCCACTGCAGCTGGAAGCCGATTTCCTTGAACCGTCTTTCCTGCGCCGGCTGAACTGGGTCGACTGGGCGTTCGCGGTGTTGCTGGTGCTGGGAGCCGGGTTTGCGCTGGCCCGGTATGGCCACTGGATGAACGTGTACGACAAGGCCGTGCTGATCGCCGCCGTGCCCACGTTTGCCCTGCTAGGCTGGCACTGGAAGGCGGTGCGCCCGCTGATGGTCGGCATTACGGTGCTGTCGCTGCTGGCGATCCAGATGTACCAGGGCAACCTGGCACGCGCGGAGCAGGCGTTCTTCCTGAAATACTTCCTGTCGAGCCAGTCGGCCATCCTGTGGATGAGCGCGCTGGTGTTCCTGTCGACACTGTTCTACTGGATCGGGTTCGCCTCGAAGTCGGAAACCGGGTCGAGCATCGGCAGCAAGCTGTGCTGGGGCGCCGTGGTGCTGGGCTTCACGGGCCTGATGGTGCGCTGGTACGAGTCCTATCTGATCGGCGCCGATATTGGCCATATTCCTATTTCGAACCTCTATGAGGTCTTCGTTCTCTTCACGCTGATCACCTCGCTGTTCTACCTGTATTACGAGCGCCGCTACGCCACGCGCGCCTTGGGGCCGTTTGTGATGCTGGTGGTGGCGGCGGCGGTGGGTTTCCTGCTCTGGTACACGGTGAGCCGCAATGCGCAGGAGATCCAGCCGCTGGTGCCAGCGCTGCAAAGCTGGTGGATGAAGATCCACGTCCCGGCCAACTTCATCGGCTACGGCACGTTCGCGCTGGCCGCGATGGTGTCGGTGGCTTACCTGCTCAAGCAGCGGGGCATTCTGTCCGAGCGCCTGCCTTCGCTGGAACTGCTCGACGATGTGATGTACAAGGCTATTGCAGTCGGTTTCGCCTTCTTCACGATCGCTACCATCCTGGGCGCCCTGTGGGCGGCCGAGGCATGGGGCGGCTACTGGAGCTGGGACCCGAAGGAAACCTGGGCGCTGATCGTCTGGCTGAACTATGCGGCGTGGCTGCACATGCGGCTGATGAAGGGCCTGCGCGGCACGGTGGCAGCCTGGTGGGCGCTGGTGGGCCTGCTGGTCACCACCTTCGCGTTCCTGGGCGTCAATATGTTCCTGTCGGGCCTGCATAGCTACGGCGAGCTCTGA
- the yihA gene encoding ribosome biogenesis GTP-binding protein YihA/YsxC yields the protein MSLLQQARFFDTVNHLRDLPATAVPEVAFAGRSNAGKSTAINTLCNQKRLAFSSRTPGRTQHINYFTVAPVKATDPLGFLVDLPGYGYAEVSGSAKYHWQGLLSDYVQSRTQLAGLILMMDARRPFTDLDCQMVEWFLPTGKPIHVLLTKADKLTNSENATALREAKRMLADYAAQMENPPAMTAQLFSSLKRRGIEEAQRVVAGWLALPEALPPEAPAAPQA from the coding sequence ATGTCTCTTCTACAACAGGCCCGTTTCTTCGATACCGTCAACCATTTGCGCGACCTGCCGGCCACGGCGGTTCCCGAGGTGGCGTTCGCCGGCCGCTCCAACGCCGGCAAGTCGACGGCCATCAACACGCTGTGCAACCAGAAGCGGCTGGCATTCTCGTCCCGCACCCCTGGCCGCACGCAGCATATCAACTACTTTACCGTGGCGCCGGTCAAGGCGACTGATCCGCTCGGGTTCCTGGTCGACCTGCCCGGCTACGGCTACGCCGAGGTCTCGGGCAGCGCCAAGTACCACTGGCAAGGCCTGCTGTCCGACTACGTGCAGAGCCGCACCCAGCTGGCCGGCCTGATCCTGATGATGGACGCGCGCCGCCCGTTTACGGACCTCGATTGCCAGATGGTGGAGTGGTTCCTGCCCACGGGCAAGCCGATCCACGTGCTGCTGACCAAGGCCGACAAGCTGACCAATAGCGAAAACGCCACGGCATTGCGCGAAGCGAAGCGGATGCTGGCCGACTACGCGGCCCAGATGGAAAATCCGCCGGCGATGACCGCCCAGCTGTTCTCCAGCCTGAAGCGGCGCGGCATCGAGGAAGCCCAGCGCGTGGTGGCGGGCTGGCTGGCGCTGCCCGAGGCCCTGCCGCCCGAGGCACCCGCTGCCCCGCAGGCGTAG
- a CDS encoding lipoprotein, producing MPLAGCGIRGPLYMPRVPPEPTPPTVADPGLGQPGATPPAARPMGEPATSTPAVAEPAKSSSAPPHAECTPEHD from the coding sequence ATGCCCCTTGCCGGGTGCGGCATTCGCGGCCCGCTCTATATGCCCCGGGTGCCTCCGGAACCGACCCCGCCGACCGTGGCCGATCCGGGCCTGGGCCAGCCGGGCGCCACCCCGCCCGCGGCACGTCCGATGGGCGAACCCGCCACATCCACGCCCGCCGTCGCCGAACCCGCGAAGAGCAGCTCCGCCCCTCCGCACGCTGAGTGCACGCCAGAACATGACTGA
- the msrP gene encoding protein-methionine-sulfoxide reductase catalytic subunit MsrP — MLIPSPKWLRGDDIAASEITPEPVYRSRRHLLAMGGAAAAAGLASPWLSRQAFAQEAPGKLPKLPATLNSAYAVTEKRTPYADVTTYNNFYEFGTDKSDPARNAGTLRPRPWQVAVEGLVKHPKIYDLDELLKLAPMEERVYRLRCVEGWSMVIPWIGYPLAELIKRVEPQPGAKFVQFITLADKKQMPGLGSGVLDWPYSEGLRMDEAMHPLALLTFGLYGEVLPNQNGAPVRMVLPWKYGFKSAKSIVKIRFVDKQPPTSWNLAAANEYGFYSNVNPDVDHPRWSQATERRIGEDKGGGGFSALFAPKRKTLPFNGYGAQVASLYQGMDLRKNF; from the coding sequence ATGCTGATTCCTTCCCCCAAATGGCTGCGCGGTGACGACATCGCCGCCTCGGAAATCACGCCCGAACCGGTCTACCGGTCGCGCAGGCACCTCTTGGCGATGGGCGGCGCCGCGGCTGCGGCCGGCCTGGCCTCGCCATGGCTGTCGCGCCAGGCATTCGCGCAGGAGGCGCCGGGCAAGCTGCCCAAGCTGCCCGCCACGCTCAACAGCGCCTATGCCGTGACGGAAAAACGCACGCCGTACGCGGACGTCACCACGTACAACAATTTCTATGAGTTCGGCACGGACAAGTCCGACCCGGCGCGCAATGCCGGCACGCTGCGGCCGCGCCCATGGCAGGTGGCCGTGGAAGGCCTGGTCAAGCATCCCAAGATCTACGATCTGGACGAACTGCTAAAGCTCGCGCCGATGGAAGAGCGGGTGTATCGCCTGCGGTGCGTCGAAGGCTGGTCGATGGTGATTCCGTGGATCGGCTATCCGCTGGCCGAACTGATCAAGCGTGTCGAACCGCAGCCCGGCGCGAAGTTCGTGCAGTTCATCACGCTGGCGGACAAGAAGCAGATGCCCGGCCTGGGCAGCGGCGTGCTCGACTGGCCGTATAGCGAAGGGCTGCGCATGGACGAGGCCATGCACCCGCTGGCGCTGCTGACGTTCGGTCTCTACGGCGAGGTGCTGCCGAACCAGAATGGCGCGCCGGTGCGCATGGTGCTGCCGTGGAAATATGGCTTCAAGAGCGCCAAGTCGATCGTGAAGATCCGCTTCGTCGACAAGCAGCCGCCAACAAGCTGGAACCTGGCCGCCGCCAACGAGTATGGCTTCTATTCGAATGTGAATCCCGACGTCGATCATCCGCGCTGGAGCCAGGCCACCGAGCGCCGCATCGGCGAGGACAAGGGCGGCGGCGGGTTCTCCGCGCTGTTCGCGCCCAAGCGCAAGACGCTGCCGTTCAACGGCTACGGCGCGCAGGTGGCGTCGCTGTACCAGGGCATGGACCTGAGGAAGAACTTCTGA
- the hemB gene encoding porphobilinogen synthase, producing the protein MSTFPEYRPRRMRRDDFSRRMMRENRLSPDNLIYPVFILDGQNKRESVASMPGVERVSVDLLLPVAEDCVKLGIPVIALFPVIDPSLKTPDGIEATRADGLVPRAVRALKDRFPELGVLTDVALDPYTSHGQDGVLDDNGYVINDITVDILVRQALVQAEAGVDIVAPSDMMDGRIGAVRAALEEANHIHTRIMAYSAKYASAFYGPFRDAVGSAANLGKGNKMTYQMDPSNTDEALREVGQDIMEGADMVMVKPGMPYLDIVRRVKDEFRYPTYVYQVSGEYAMLKAAAQNGWLDHDKVMMESLLAFRRAGADGILTYFARDAARLLKSAG; encoded by the coding sequence ATGTCCACGTTTCCCGAGTACCGTCCCCGCCGCATGCGTCGCGATGACTTCTCGCGCCGCATGATGCGCGAGAACCGCCTGTCGCCCGACAATCTGATTTATCCGGTATTCATCCTGGACGGCCAGAACAAGCGCGAATCGGTAGCGTCCATGCCTGGCGTGGAACGCGTGTCGGTGGACTTGCTGCTGCCGGTGGCGGAAGACTGCGTGAAGCTGGGCATTCCCGTGATCGCGCTGTTCCCCGTCATTGACCCGTCGCTCAAGACGCCCGACGGCATCGAGGCCACGCGCGCCGACGGACTGGTGCCACGCGCGGTGCGTGCCCTGAAGGACCGCTTCCCGGAGCTGGGCGTGCTGACCGACGTGGCGCTCGATCCGTACACCAGCCACGGGCAGGACGGCGTGCTGGACGACAACGGCTACGTGATCAACGACATCACCGTCGACATCCTGGTCAGGCAGGCGCTGGTGCAGGCCGAGGCCGGCGTGGACATCGTCGCGCCGTCGGACATGATGGACGGCCGCATCGGCGCCGTGCGCGCCGCGCTGGAAGAGGCCAACCACATCCACACGCGCATCATGGCGTACTCGGCCAAGTACGCATCGGCCTTCTACGGCCCGTTCCGCGATGCAGTCGGCTCGGCCGCCAATCTGGGCAAGGGCAACAAGATGACCTACCAGATGGACCCGTCCAACACCGACGAAGCGCTGCGCGAGGTCGGCCAGGACATCATGGAAGGCGCCGACATGGTCATGGTGAAGCCGGGCATGCCGTACCTGGACATCGTGCGCCGAGTGAAGGACGAGTTCCGCTATCCGACCTACGTCTACCAGGTCAGTGGCGAGTACGCAATGCTGAAGGCCGCCGCGCAGAATGGCTGGCTGGATCACGACAAGGTGATGATGGAATCGCTGCTGGCGTTCCGCCGCGCGGGCGCCGACGGCATTCTGACCTACTTCGCCCGCGATGCCGCGCGCCTGCTGAAATCCGCTGGCTGA
- the cyaY gene encoding iron donor protein CyaY yields MALAGAALDKLEADIEAAADAADADVEINRTGNVMELEFEDGSKIIVNSQAPMQELWVAAKAGGFHFRHDGARWVDTRSGNELYAALSGYMSLQAGTTLTLK; encoded by the coding sequence CTGGCACTGGCCGGCGCGGCCCTGGACAAGCTGGAAGCCGATATCGAAGCGGCTGCCGACGCCGCTGACGCCGACGTGGAAATCAACCGTACCGGCAATGTGATGGAACTGGAGTTCGAGGACGGTTCCAAGATCATCGTCAACAGCCAGGCGCCGATGCAGGAACTGTGGGTGGCCGCCAAGGCCGGCGGCTTCCATTTCCGCCACGATGGCGCCCGGTGGGTGGACACGCGCAGCGGCAATGAGCTGTATGCGGCACTGTCCGGCTACATGAGCCTGCAGGCAGGCACCACGTTGACGCTGAAGTAA
- a CDS encoding RNA polymerase sigma factor: MDGFERQLVALAPRLRRHARGLTGDTELADDLVQDTLERALRYRWRFRLRPGSLWGDGADGLLPWLLTLMHRLRLNGLRRADLVSVTDEPPEVAVPGDDPGLRRDLIRALAALPEAQRAVLLLVSLEQFSYAEAAHVLEVPIGTVMSRLSRAREQMRRLLDGGTKDVAAPNVLQRVK, from the coding sequence ATGGATGGATTCGAGCGCCAGCTGGTGGCGCTGGCGCCGCGACTGCGGCGCCACGCGCGCGGCCTGACCGGCGACACCGAGCTGGCCGACGATCTGGTGCAGGACACGCTGGAGCGTGCCCTGCGCTACCGCTGGCGATTCCGGCTGCGTCCCGGCTCGCTCTGGGGCGACGGCGCCGACGGCCTGTTGCCATGGCTGCTGACGCTGATGCACCGGCTGCGCCTGAACGGACTGCGCCGTGCCGATCTGGTCAGCGTGACCGACGAGCCGCCGGAAGTGGCCGTTCCCGGCGACGATCCGGGCCTGCGCCGCGACCTGATCCGGGCGCTGGCCGCGTTGCCGGAAGCCCAGCGGGCCGTGCTGCTGCTGGTCAGCCTGGAGCAGTTTTCGTATGCGGAAGCGGCCCACGTACTCGAAGTACCCATCGGCACGGTGATGTCGCGCCTGAGCCGTGCCCGAGAACAGATGCGCCGCCTGCTCGATGGCGGCACGAAGGACGTTGCGGCGCCGAATGTGCTGCAACGGGTGAAATGA
- a CDS encoding cytochrome c, translated as MNRIAKLLGVMALAVPLGAMTGLVSAAEQAPAKADPAKGETLYTQGVPDRNVPACFSCHGTAGNSTAAVNPKLAGQQGDYVHKQLADFKAKSRDNPIMSLYAQALSDQDMKDIGAYLAKQQLKPATAKNKTTIEEGQKIYRGGIAAKGVPACAGCHGPTGAGIPAQYPRIGGQYSEYTEAQLVAFRQGTRKNNSVMSTITARMSDAEIKAVADYVAGVR; from the coding sequence ATGAACCGCATTGCGAAACTGTTGGGAGTCATGGCGCTGGCTGTTCCGCTCGGTGCGATGACAGGGCTGGTATCTGCCGCAGAGCAGGCCCCCGCCAAGGCGGATCCCGCCAAGGGCGAGACGCTTTACACGCAAGGTGTTCCCGATCGCAATGTCCCGGCATGCTTCTCCTGCCACGGCACCGCCGGCAACAGCACGGCCGCCGTCAATCCCAAGCTGGCGGGCCAGCAGGGCGACTACGTTCACAAGCAACTGGCCGATTTCAAGGCCAAGTCGCGCGATAACCCCATCATGTCGCTGTACGCCCAGGCGCTGAGCGACCAGGACATGAAGGACATTGGCGCTTACCTGGCCAAGCAGCAGCTCAAGCCCGCCACGGCCAAGAACAAGACGACGATCGAGGAAGGCCAGAAGATCTACCGCGGGGGTATCGCCGCCAAGGGCGTGCCGGCCTGTGCAGGCTGCCACGGCCCGACCGGCGCCGGCATTCCGGCCCAGTATCCGCGTATTGGAGGCCAGTATTCCGAGTACACCGAAGCGCAACTGGTGGCATTCCGCCAGGGCACCCGAAAGAACAATTCGGTCATGAGCACGATTACCGCCAGGATGTCGGATGCCGAGATCAAGGCGGTGGCGGACTACGTCGCCGGCGTCCGTTAA